One Niallia circulans DNA segment encodes these proteins:
- the mngB gene encoding mannosylglycerate hydrolase, whose protein sequence is MKKTKVHVVPHTHWDREWYFTSSRSTVYLVKHLREVLDTLENNKDFEYYLMDAQTSLIEDYLKYQPEDRNRLEKLVAEKRLLTGPWYTQTDQLVISQESVARNLLYGTKYAKQLGHSFEIGYVPDAFGQGGNMPQIYKNFGINRFLFWRGVADNRLKQTEFIWEGDDGSQMLAEQIPFGYYHGGNIPEEEADIIPYLDEFVGKLEEKASTNNVYFPNGFDQAPIRTNLPEMINKFNELDPRREYILQSPEQFFDALEQEVENLPVIKGELTEGKHSRLHKSIFSTRADLKQANNEIENFLVNVLEPVLSISFSLGNVYPHRELEEIWKLMFENAAHDSIGGCNSDTTNQDVKYRYKLAKEKAENLLDIHMRLVTERIPYQHHLNFTLFNPLPYQRSGVVKVGLYIPEENFVIKDYHGNTMPFAILNKVELTDYVLKQTIRLNPSKEIYIPEKVFLAEILIHVTNLNGLGYDSFYLELDGELNKSLENSSNTFKESTKSLIENDYYAISAAANNTLTILDKASGKEYQNQMIFVENGDDGDSYNYSPPRKDLVSYSTDSELISVNYFTSEVEEHLEITLKMQVPYNLEDRAKGIANRDFIITAKVGLRKNEELIRFEIDIDNQVLSHRLCVQFNTDIISQFSTADQLFGTVTRPVYLPEMEIWEEEKWEEAPISIEPMQSFVSLHDQNSVVAIFTEGVREYEIVGNSYDTIQLTLFRTFSHMGKTDLLYRPGRASGESIVETPDAQLLGKLTATFAYYMNNNQSFDEVNIAKMAKEYLSPIPYYQFSDFLNGRMIYAYRDEEKTNQLNYSLFTFAKMTSVISTIKKAEETDYLIVRLFNPYIDRVSTIEKELVENGSFVMLDELTKAEITEELAPYKFCTISIPL, encoded by the coding sequence ATGAAAAAAACAAAAGTCCATGTAGTTCCACATACTCATTGGGATAGAGAATGGTACTTTACATCGTCTAGATCAACTGTTTATTTAGTAAAGCATCTTCGAGAGGTTCTCGATACATTGGAAAACAATAAGGATTTTGAATATTACTTGATGGATGCTCAGACATCCCTTATCGAAGACTATTTAAAATATCAGCCAGAGGACAGAAACAGACTTGAAAAATTAGTTGCGGAGAAGCGGCTTTTAACGGGGCCTTGGTATACTCAAACAGACCAATTAGTTATATCACAGGAATCTGTCGCACGAAATCTGCTTTATGGTACTAAATATGCAAAGCAATTGGGACACTCCTTTGAAATTGGTTATGTGCCTGATGCATTCGGTCAAGGTGGAAACATGCCGCAAATTTACAAAAACTTTGGTATTAATCGGTTTTTATTTTGGCGAGGTGTGGCGGATAACCGCTTAAAACAAACTGAGTTTATTTGGGAGGGTGATGACGGAAGCCAAATGCTGGCAGAGCAAATCCCTTTTGGATATTACCATGGTGGCAATATCCCGGAAGAAGAGGCAGATATCATCCCTTACCTAGACGAATTTGTTGGTAAGCTAGAAGAAAAAGCCTCAACAAATAACGTGTATTTTCCTAATGGCTTTGATCAGGCGCCTATTAGAACGAATCTTCCTGAAATGATTAATAAATTTAACGAGTTGGATCCTCGTCGAGAATATATTCTTCAATCACCGGAGCAATTCTTTGATGCCCTTGAGCAAGAGGTAGAAAACCTTCCTGTGATTAAAGGTGAATTAACGGAGGGTAAGCATAGTAGGCTGCACAAGTCTATTTTCTCGACAAGAGCAGATTTAAAACAAGCAAACAATGAGATTGAAAATTTTTTGGTAAATGTCCTAGAGCCAGTACTTTCAATTAGTTTTTCGTTAGGAAATGTGTACCCGCATAGAGAGCTTGAAGAAATCTGGAAGCTGATGTTTGAAAATGCTGCTCATGATAGTATTGGCGGCTGTAATAGTGATACAACGAATCAGGATGTGAAGTATCGTTATAAGCTAGCGAAAGAAAAAGCGGAAAACCTTTTGGATATACATATGCGGTTAGTGACGGAAAGAATACCGTATCAGCATCATTTGAATTTCACTTTATTTAATCCGCTTCCATATCAACGGTCCGGAGTCGTTAAAGTGGGGCTGTATATTCCAGAAGAGAACTTTGTTATTAAAGATTATCATGGAAATACCATGCCGTTTGCTATTCTCAATAAAGTTGAATTAACCGATTATGTGTTAAAACAAACGATTCGATTGAATCCAAGCAAAGAGATCTATATACCAGAAAAGGTATTTTTAGCTGAAATTTTAATACATGTGACAAATCTAAATGGCCTTGGCTATGATAGCTTTTATTTGGAGCTGGATGGTGAATTGAATAAGAGCCTTGAAAATTCAAGTAATACCTTTAAAGAATCGACTAAATCCTTAATTGAAAATGACTATTATGCTATTTCAGCAGCTGCAAATAATACACTTACGATTTTAGACAAAGCATCCGGAAAAGAATATCAAAACCAGATGATTTTCGTTGAAAATGGGGATGATGGGGACTCATATAATTACTCTCCTCCTAGAAAGGATCTGGTTAGCTATTCAACAGATTCTGAATTAATAAGTGTAAACTATTTTACCTCTGAGGTAGAGGAGCATCTTGAAATAACACTAAAAATGCAGGTGCCATACAATCTCGAGGATAGGGCAAAAGGGATTGCGAACCGAGACTTTATCATCACCGCAAAAGTTGGCCTCCGAAAAAATGAAGAATTGATTCGGTTTGAGATTGATATCGACAATCAAGTACTGAGTCATCGACTTTGTGTTCAATTTAATACAGACATTATCAGCCAATTCTCTACTGCAGATCAGTTATTTGGAACGGTTACTAGACCAGTTTATTTACCTGAAATGGAGATTTGGGAAGAGGAGAAGTGGGAGGAGGCGCCGATTTCGATCGAACCAATGCAAAGCTTTGTTTCCTTACATGATCAGAATTCTGTTGTTGCTATTTTCACAGAAGGAGTAAGAGAATATGAGATTGTTGGAAACTCATATGACACCATTCAATTAACCTTATTTAGAACCTTTAGTCATATGGGGAAAACGGACCTACTTTACAGACCAGGGCGTGCATCTGGAGAAAGTATTGTTGAGACCCCAGATGCCCAATTGCTTGGTAAATTAACGGCAACATTCGCTTATTATATGAATAATAACCAATCATTTGATGAAGTGAATATTGCAAAAATGGCAAAGGAATATTTATCACCCATTCCGTACTACCAATTCTCTGACTTTCTAAATGGAAGAATGATTTATGCTTATCGCGATGAAGAAAAAACCAATCAGTTAAACTACAGCCTGTTTACTTTTGCAAAAATGACTTCTGTTATTAGCACAATTAAGAAAGCAGAAGAAACGGATTATCTCATTGTTCGGCTCTTTAATCCTTATATAGATAGAGTATCAACGATTGAAAAAGAACTAGTCGAAAACGGGAGCTTTGTGATGTTAGATGAATTAACGAAAGCAGAGATTACAGAAGAGTTAGCTCCCTATAAATTCTGTACCATCTCTATTCCATTATAG
- a CDS encoding PTS fructose transporter subunit IIC — MKSQANAFKTHLMTGISYVLPVIIAGSLVVALAKIISFAAGYTDLSQFAEASGFLHYIYLFEQVGWTAIGLLNLVLGGYIAFSIGGRPALAAGLVGGALASSTNAGFIGAVVAGFFAGWLTNWVKKRIVISGSLASAVPLIILPLITVGAIGILMALVLGGPLGWINTSLLNWITEMTQSNVNNVVLALVLGAMIAFDMGGPVNKAAWMAGNALLMSGIYLPAILVNIAICIPPLGYGIATLLKRKNFSPELLESGKGSLVMGIIGITEGAIPFTLKSPLKLIPLNVVAGAAGAATAVLLGVHEIMPPVGGVYGFFTVGSSWAYLAGILVGAFIIGIGSNLLVNFRDDKELETKQADKQKEELDELDISFD; from the coding sequence ATGAAATCACAAGCCAATGCATTTAAAACTCATTTAATGACAGGTATTTCGTATGTTCTTCCGGTTATTATCGCTGGTTCTTTAGTTGTAGCACTTGCGAAAATCATAAGCTTTGCAGCTGGTTATACAGATTTAAGTCAATTTGCTGAAGCAAGTGGTTTCCTTCATTATATATATTTATTTGAACAAGTTGGCTGGACCGCAATCGGGTTATTGAACCTGGTGTTAGGAGGCTATATAGCCTTTTCCATTGGAGGTAGGCCGGCGCTGGCAGCAGGTCTTGTCGGTGGCGCCTTAGCTAGCTCAACAAATGCTGGTTTTATTGGGGCTGTTGTGGCTGGTTTCTTTGCCGGGTGGCTGACAAATTGGGTGAAAAAGCGGATTGTTATTAGTGGCTCACTTGCAAGTGCAGTACCATTAATTATCCTGCCATTAATTACGGTTGGTGCGATAGGAATTTTAATGGCATTGGTCTTAGGTGGACCGTTAGGCTGGATTAATACATCCTTATTAAACTGGATTACGGAAATGACGCAAAGTAATGTTAATAATGTTGTTTTAGCATTGGTGCTTGGTGCCATGATTGCCTTTGACATGGGTGGACCAGTTAACAAGGCGGCATGGATGGCTGGTAATGCACTGCTTATGAGTGGCATATACCTGCCTGCGATTTTAGTGAATATTGCAATTTGTATCCCGCCATTAGGTTATGGGATTGCAACATTGCTTAAAAGGAAAAACTTCTCTCCAGAGCTTTTAGAGTCAGGTAAAGGGTCCTTAGTTATGGGGATCATTGGTATTACAGAGGGAGCGATTCCGTTTACATTAAAAAGTCCATTAAAGCTGATACCCTTAAACGTAGTCGCTGGTGCTGCAGGAGCAGCCACTGCGGTACTGCTTGGTGTACATGAAATTATGCCTCCGGTTGGTGGAGTTTATGGCTTCTTCACGGTAGGCAGTAGCTGGGCATATTTAGCTGGCATTTTAGTTGGTGCCTTTATTATTGGCATTGGTTCAAATCTATTAGTTAATTTCCGGGATGACAAGGAGCTGGAAACTAAACAAGCTGATAAACAAAAAGAAGAATTGGATGAGCTTGATATTAGTTTTGACTAA